The following are encoded together in the Pseudomonas maumuensis genome:
- a CDS encoding sensor histidine kinase encodes MSKLFHSFEVRHLLLCSLAPIGGIAAYLLLWLFPQQSLYLKLFTLFVLGVMLVYFCYHFFQQLIYKVNVISNLLEAVEQEDFSLRGVTTGVGVFEGLIGQINAISSQLSRHRQQQREMDFLLQKVISNITVAIYALDGNHHLIWCNNAASRMLGTSLETLIGDTASRWQLDDLLRNANTEHPVVSDHAGRPGRYKVTSDTYMVNGVKNVLLFVSDVDEMLRHEEQKTWQDLLRVISHEINNSLSPIASISQMLQQHYRQQSDPLPPGLTEGIDLINRRAHELIAFINSYRQLGKLAPALKTRVDLAALVTELPLLFSHRVINLNGPRPLMASLDRVQVHQLLINLIKNADESMGGSTDSIDIEWAEEKGRLLITILDRGVGLSNPQNLFVPFYTTKPNGTGIGLILCRQIAESHGGYLSLENRHEQTGCKVTINLPLQPPA; translated from the coding sequence ATGAGTAAGTTGTTCCATTCATTCGAAGTTCGTCATTTGTTGCTGTGCAGCCTGGCACCGATTGGCGGAATTGCCGCTTACCTGCTGCTTTGGCTGTTTCCGCAGCAGTCCCTTTATCTCAAGCTGTTCACCTTGTTTGTTCTGGGTGTGATGCTGGTGTATTTCTGTTATCACTTTTTCCAGCAATTGATCTACAAGGTCAACGTCATCTCCAATTTGCTGGAAGCGGTGGAGCAGGAGGATTTCAGCCTGCGCGGCGTAACCACCGGGGTGGGGGTTTTCGAGGGGCTGATTGGGCAAATAAACGCCATTTCCAGCCAGTTGTCGCGCCACCGTCAACAGCAGCGGGAGATGGATTTCTTGCTGCAAAAAGTGATTTCCAATATCACCGTCGCCATTTATGCCCTGGATGGCAATCACCATCTGATCTGGTGTAACAACGCAGCGTCGCGCATGTTGGGTACTTCGCTGGAAACGTTGATTGGCGATACGGCCAGCCGTTGGCAGTTGGATGACCTTTTGCGCAATGCCAATACCGAGCATCCTGTCGTGTCCGATCATGCAGGGCGACCCGGGCGCTACAAAGTCACCAGTGATACCTACATGGTGAATGGTGTTAAGAACGTGCTGTTGTTTGTCAGTGACGTTGACGAAATGCTGCGTCACGAGGAGCAGAAGACCTGGCAGGATTTATTGCGTGTGATCAGCCACGAGATCAACAACTCCCTCAGCCCGATCGCGTCCATCAGCCAAATGTTGCAACAACATTACCGGCAGCAGTCGGACCCTCTGCCGCCCGGGTTGACCGAGGGCATCGACCTGATCAACCGGCGCGCCCACGAGCTGATCGCGTTCATCAACAGCTACAGGCAATTGGGCAAACTGGCGCCCGCGCTGAAGACACGGGTGGATTTAGCTGCCCTGGTGACCGAGTTGCCGTTGTTGTTCTCCCATCGTGTGATCAACCTGAACGGGCCGCGTCCACTGATGGCCAGCCTCGATCGGGTGCAGGTGCATCAATTGCTGATCAACCTGATCAAAAATGCCGATGAATCGATGGGCGGCAGCACCGACAGTATCGATATCGAGTGGGCCGAGGAGAAGGGTCGTCTATTGATCACGATCCTCGACCGCGGCGTGGGGCTGAGCAATCCGCAAAACCTGTTCGTGCCTTTCTATACCACCAAACCCAATGGCACTGGCATCGGCCTGATCTTGTGCCGACAAATTGCCGAAAGCCACGGCGGTTACTTGTCTTTGGAAAATCGTCATGAGCAGACCGGTTGCAAGGTCACCATCAATTTGCCGCTGCAACCCCCTGCCTGA
- a CDS encoding 4'-phosphopantetheinyl transferase family protein yields the protein MPVRQRAQRWLRQVLATYLAIPVDQVRIARSATGKPWLPEHTWLRFNLSHSGHSAAIALCRDCEVGVDLEKVSGKVSVKKAIARRFFHPDEQRWLALDDANYLTRFTQLWSMKEAWLKARGTGLTQSLDSFCIIPPAGANGIAQVMESVVGTGQVHYCQVQGEALFCLAYGAIPGARQPPVQWQLGCHQTEKRLFTPVDYKQAEVDMSLANEPAVPVST from the coding sequence ATGCCGGTTCGCCAACGTGCGCAACGTTGGCTGCGTCAAGTGCTGGCTACTTACCTGGCGATTCCGGTTGATCAAGTGCGTATCGCCAGAAGCGCTACCGGCAAACCTTGGCTGCCTGAGCACACCTGGCTGCGTTTCAATCTGAGCCACAGCGGTCATTCGGCAGCCATCGCCTTGTGCCGGGACTGTGAAGTCGGGGTCGACCTGGAAAAAGTCAGCGGGAAAGTCTCGGTAAAAAAAGCCATTGCTCGCCGCTTCTTTCACCCTGATGAGCAACGCTGGTTGGCTCTTGATGATGCCAACTACCTCACTCGTTTCACGCAACTCTGGAGTATGAAGGAAGCCTGGTTGAAGGCCCGAGGTACGGGGCTGACCCAATCGCTTGACAGCTTTTGCATCATCCCGCCGGCGGGCGCGAACGGAATAGCGCAGGTCATGGAGTCCGTTGTCGGCACTGGGCAAGTTCATTACTGCCAGGTTCAAGGGGAGGCGCTTTTCTGTCTGGCTTATGGGGCGATCCCCGGCGCCCGGCAGCCGCCCGTTCAATGGCAGCTGGGCTGCCATCAAACTGAAAAGCGGCTGTTTACACCTGTTGACTACAAGCAGGCAGAAGTGGATATGTCGCTGGCGAACGAGCCTGCGGTGCCGGTATCGACTTGA
- a CDS encoding GIN domain-containing protein has protein sequence MNNLRTMKLMLALLASTAGHSALAAEKTFALEAFSSVEVRQGINLSIQCAATPSMVVSGDAQALAKLQVSANDQALLIVNDAAKDDRFFSRSLDITLYTSKPLTGLTGKAGIKIVAPACAVDPSRLAVAGSMGTDIQIEGKTGELVLDLAMGGTFNKEPLPFTADVANVRMSMGAQSSLCNVPRIDGSLSAGAQLSVSPSAQVDTGTAGSFASDISTSACL, from the coding sequence ATGAACAACTTGAGAACCATGAAGCTGATGCTTGCACTGCTGGCCAGCACGGCCGGTCACTCGGCGCTGGCGGCTGAAAAAACCTTTGCACTGGAGGCCTTCAGCAGTGTTGAGGTACGACAAGGTATAAACCTGTCCATCCAATGTGCCGCAACACCGTCCATGGTGGTCTCCGGCGATGCGCAGGCGCTGGCTAAACTTCAGGTGAGTGCCAATGATCAGGCGCTGTTGATCGTCAATGACGCCGCGAAAGATGATCGCTTCTTCTCCCGTTCGCTGGATATCACGCTGTATACCAGCAAACCACTGACGGGACTGACAGGGAAAGCCGGGATAAAGATAGTGGCACCTGCCTGCGCCGTCGATCCATCCAGACTGGCGGTGGCAGGCAGCATGGGCACCGATATCCAGATCGAGGGCAAGACGGGCGAGCTGGTTCTTGACCTGGCAATGGGCGGCACCTTCAACAAAGAACCGTTGCCTTTCACTGCCGACGTGGCGAACGTCCGCATGAGCATGGGGGCGCAATCATCCCTGTGTAATGTCCCCCGGATCGACGGCAGTCTCTCAGCCGGCGCGCAACTGTCGGTCAGCCCATCGGCTCAAGTCGATACCGGCACCGCAGGCTCGTTCGCCAGCGACATATCCACTTCTGCCTGCTTGTAG
- a CDS encoding MupA/Atu3671 family FMN-dependent luciferase-like monooxygenase, with protein MTASPNLAGETIPQLSVFCFSDVARDSFADKYEQLLSTARLADALDFHAIWTPERHFHTFGGMFPNPSVISAALAATTQRIAIRAGSVVLPLHDPLRVAEEWALVDNLSRGRVGVAFSAGWQRNDFVLKAQNYRERHECLFSSLEQVQALWHGESVTRHDLSLPGHPEPVTLQTWPPAYQADIPVWVTTGSNPLLFSEAGKRGLNVLTHLISQTREQLQENCASYRLARREAGLDPAGGKVTLMMHSQAGEARESLLPRLRPAMTGYLRAFMQLSENLNAPSALDRETADKKQAYALKWGVEKYLNHCGLFGSAEQCLEQLKQLKREGIDEVAALVDFGMPQESVETTLRTLATLL; from the coding sequence ATGACTGCATCGCCTAACCTGGCGGGAGAGACCATCCCGCAACTCAGCGTATTCTGTTTTTCGGACGTGGCCCGGGACAGCTTTGCCGATAAATATGAACAATTGCTGAGCACCGCCAGACTGGCGGACGCGCTCGATTTTCACGCAATCTGGACCCCTGAACGGCATTTCCACACGTTCGGCGGAATGTTTCCCAACCCCTCTGTAATCAGTGCCGCGCTGGCCGCCACGACACAACGTATTGCAATCCGCGCAGGCAGCGTGGTGCTTCCCCTGCATGACCCGCTGCGCGTCGCTGAAGAGTGGGCCCTGGTGGACAATCTGTCTCGCGGCCGAGTCGGAGTAGCGTTTTCGGCAGGCTGGCAACGCAACGATTTCGTACTCAAGGCCCAGAACTACCGTGAGCGCCATGAATGCCTGTTCTCCTCCCTGGAGCAGGTTCAGGCGCTATGGCACGGGGAGTCCGTGACTCGCCACGACCTCTCTCTTCCGGGCCATCCGGAACCGGTCACATTGCAAACCTGGCCGCCTGCCTATCAAGCCGACATCCCGGTCTGGGTCACGACGGGAAGCAACCCCCTGCTGTTCAGCGAGGCAGGGAAACGCGGTTTGAACGTACTGACACACCTGATCTCGCAAACCCGTGAACAACTGCAGGAAAACTGCGCCAGCTATCGCCTGGCACGTCGCGAAGCCGGACTGGACCCGGCAGGCGGCAAAGTCACGCTGATGATGCATAGCCAAGCCGGGGAAGCCAGGGAGTCGCTGCTGCCACGCCTGCGACCGGCCATGACGGGCTACCTGCGCGCGTTCATGCAGCTTTCTGAAAATCTCAATGCCCCTTCTGCGCTTGATCGGGAGACCGCCGACAAAAAACAGGCCTACGCCCTCAAATGGGGAGTGGAAAAATACCTCAACCACTGCGGTTTGTTTGGCTCTGCCGAGCAATGCCTGGAGCAGCTGAAACAGCTCAAGCGTGAAGGCATCGACGAAGTCGCGGCGCTGGTAGACTTCGGCATGCCGCAGGAAAGTGTTGAAACAACCCTACGCACACTGGCGACATTACTGTGA
- a CDS encoding cytochrome P450 — MSSNPNAIARVKPSAAKYAQLGFLKIAESACRQHGDKVWIGEDEDAVLLLAGARHIRFFLENESSFHKELDNGASVRRILLGQSLITAREGDEWHLARKLTAPLVNPKSTLLKQGTQLSARWLVDALQDPKKDSMQEICLQWALMCVAQGFVGPTLDPLQLDSLINHFRRIYQQLIVAEPTEDYAALSRHPALVAFREELESMIGPLVTGDGGAKADMLQRFCQALDIEAHPHERERAISMLLGNLVASVDNTGIALLWCLTHLSQHPRFQEQVREESRQGKRDMASAIVKESLRITPVTAFFERNTLCPVEVDGAAIPAGVKVLFSPWLVHRNATYWQEPLSFRPERFLQGRKIAREHFVPFSIGKRNCVGMALALDQLTTAIETLCGHCHFTLSPSTAPAALTPRYGLNVMPRGAVCFTLESVARDTQHDCIA, encoded by the coding sequence ATGTCCAGTAACCCCAATGCCATTGCGAGGGTCAAGCCATCCGCCGCCAAGTATGCGCAACTGGGCTTCCTGAAAATCGCTGAAAGTGCCTGTCGCCAGCATGGCGACAAGGTCTGGATCGGCGAAGACGAGGATGCTGTGCTGTTACTGGCGGGCGCCCGACATATCCGCTTTTTCCTGGAGAACGAAAGCAGTTTTCACAAGGAGCTCGATAATGGCGCTTCTGTCAGGCGGATCCTGTTGGGCCAATCGCTGATCACTGCACGGGAAGGTGACGAGTGGCATCTGGCCAGAAAGCTGACCGCACCGCTGGTCAATCCGAAATCAACCCTGCTCAAGCAGGGTACCCAACTTTCGGCTCGGTGGCTGGTGGACGCTCTCCAGGACCCGAAGAAGGATTCGATGCAGGAAATCTGCCTGCAGTGGGCATTGATGTGCGTAGCGCAAGGCTTCGTCGGTCCAACGCTCGACCCTCTGCAACTTGACAGCCTGATCAATCACTTTCGCAGGATCTACCAGCAACTGATCGTCGCCGAACCGACCGAGGACTATGCCGCGTTATCTCGGCACCCGGCCCTTGTCGCATTCCGCGAGGAACTCGAATCGATGATCGGACCATTGGTGACTGGCGACGGTGGTGCCAAGGCCGACATGCTGCAACGCTTTTGCCAGGCGCTGGATATAGAAGCCCATCCGCATGAAAGGGAACGCGCGATCAGCATGTTGCTGGGTAATCTGGTCGCCAGCGTAGACAACACCGGGATCGCATTGCTGTGGTGTCTGACTCACCTATCACAGCATCCTCGGTTTCAGGAGCAGGTCCGCGAGGAGTCCCGCCAAGGAAAACGCGATATGGCCAGCGCTATCGTCAAGGAGTCGCTGCGCATAACACCGGTCACGGCCTTTTTCGAACGCAACACCCTGTGCCCGGTGGAGGTCGACGGCGCCGCGATTCCCGCGGGCGTCAAAGTGCTGTTTTCACCCTGGCTGGTCCACCGCAATGCCACGTACTGGCAGGAGCCATTGAGTTTCAGACCAGAGCGTTTTCTGCAGGGTAGAAAAATTGCACGGGAACACTTTGTGCCCTTCAGCATAGGCAAGCGCAACTGCGTAGGCATGGCGCTCGCCCTGGACCAGCTCACCACAGCCATTGAAACACTGTGCGGCCATTGCCATTTCACCCTGTCGCCTTCGACCGCTCCCGCTGCACTCACGCCACGTTATGGGTTGAATGTAATGCCCAGAGGGGCCGTCTGTTTCACTCTCGAATCCGTAGCCAGGGACACCCAGCATGACTGCATCGCCTAA
- a CDS encoding 3-oxoacyl-ACP synthase: protein MNIASLATYIPPTRVSLDQVVAYRGGAPSEARTFGQLFGMRQASTLAADESAEGCFRALLQQLAESLDDGETIDAVILVQGLPARSLRQSVNLPALRQASSFIAADAPLLTVNQQNCATLFWGLRLAERLLASGKHRCVALLTGDTLADFDLAERYIPGCTMIGDAFAAALLKPGGGQRRVSGIHCFYHHGFWQGLDGSREDTKRFYQAHNALVDQALASYPEDLRERAWLLPHNINRLSWQTWLRHPDNQQRAVATDLISHSGHCYCADPLLLLDSYAPEDTGRPALLLSVGLGGWVGCAAITSDVLPEAAHVQ from the coding sequence ATGAACATCGCTTCGCTGGCCACCTATATTCCACCCACCCGAGTGTCCCTCGACCAGGTCGTTGCTTATCGCGGCGGCGCTCCGTCCGAAGCCCGAACATTTGGCCAACTGTTCGGTATGCGACAGGCATCGACCCTGGCGGCTGACGAAAGCGCCGAAGGCTGTTTCCGTGCCTTGCTGCAGCAATTGGCGGAAAGCCTGGATGATGGGGAAACGATTGATGCGGTGATTCTGGTCCAGGGCCTGCCTGCTCGCTCTCTGCGCCAGAGCGTCAACCTTCCCGCCCTGCGGCAAGCATCCAGCTTTATCGCTGCAGATGCGCCCCTGCTGACCGTCAACCAACAAAACTGCGCCACCTTGTTCTGGGGGCTGCGTTTGGCCGAACGACTGCTGGCAAGCGGCAAGCATCGCTGCGTGGCGTTGCTGACTGGCGATACGCTGGCCGATTTCGACCTGGCCGAGCGCTACATTCCTGGCTGCACGATGATTGGCGACGCCTTCGCGGCCGCCCTGCTCAAACCCGGAGGTGGTCAACGCCGGGTGTCAGGCATCCACTGCTTCTACCATCATGGATTCTGGCAAGGCCTGGACGGCAGCCGCGAGGACACCAAACGCTTCTATCAGGCCCACAATGCCCTGGTCGATCAGGCGCTGGCGTCCTACCCCGAGGATCTGCGCGAGCGAGCCTGGCTGCTACCGCACAATATCAACCGCCTCAGCTGGCAAACCTGGCTGCGCCATCCTGACAATCAGCAACGCGCGGTCGCCACGGATCTGATAAGCCATAGCGGCCACTGTTACTGTGCGGATCCTCTGCTATTGCTCGACAGCTACGCCCCCGAGGATACCGGCCGCCCTGCTCTGCTGCTTTCCGTGGGGTTGGGCGGTTGGGTGGGATGCGCCGCCATCACCTCTGACGTCCTACCGGAGGCAGCCCATGTCCAGTAA
- a CDS encoding acyl-CoA dehydrogenase family protein, with protein sequence MSDITRCYPQLHALSERLLAAGQLAEDDLQQAIPYLDHPELKSIACLGIPSRFNLWETPAFSNVSYSRHLEIIEYLSRTDASAMMLLPGASLSTRAILTLGNEQQQARFFACFDERPAWTFFAVTETDIGSDASAITTELTHGERGWRLNGTKTLIGGAMLASAGLVFARYKQSQRLVMVFPDAAEPTLQREPLRTVGLAGAGLTRLTFKDHRIQEEDILAHDRRELLQGLNALSLVFERHRPMVAAMALGTTFGLLTALGMRPLPTAARRGVARLWRKYHAIYQQMLTLAEGYSNGQHQHALTSQLKLNATRLVEETACHLPHWLNRDDWLEDHMLRKRYRDSFAFEYMEGTSNIHLLNSLRPPVSQGGSL encoded by the coding sequence ATGAGCGATATCACCCGCTGCTATCCACAACTTCACGCGCTGTCAGAGCGACTACTCGCTGCCGGGCAGCTCGCGGAGGATGACCTCCAACAGGCGATTCCCTACCTGGACCATCCAGAGCTGAAAAGCATCGCCTGCCTCGGCATACCCTCACGGTTCAACCTCTGGGAAACACCGGCATTTTCCAATGTCAGCTATTCCCGGCACCTGGAAATCATCGAGTACCTGAGCCGAACGGACGCCAGCGCCATGATGCTGCTGCCGGGGGCCTCCCTGAGTACGCGCGCCATTCTGACCCTGGGCAATGAACAGCAGCAGGCACGTTTTTTTGCCTGCTTCGATGAACGCCCAGCCTGGACATTCTTTGCCGTTACAGAAACCGACATCGGCTCCGATGCCAGTGCCATCACCACTGAGCTCACGCACGGTGAACGTGGCTGGCGGCTCAATGGCACCAAGACGCTGATCGGTGGGGCCATGCTGGCGAGCGCAGGTCTCGTGTTCGCGCGGTACAAACAAAGCCAGCGCTTGGTCATGGTATTTCCTGACGCAGCCGAGCCCACCTTGCAGCGTGAACCTTTGCGCACCGTCGGCCTGGCAGGTGCAGGGTTGACGCGTCTGACGTTCAAGGATCACCGCATCCAAGAAGAAGACATCCTGGCCCACGATCGTCGCGAACTGCTGCAGGGGCTCAACGCCCTGAGCCTGGTGTTCGAACGTCATCGGCCCATGGTGGCGGCCATGGCGCTGGGCACGACCTTTGGCCTGCTCACAGCCCTCGGCATGCGCCCCCTGCCAACCGCCGCACGACGCGGGGTCGCCAGGCTATGGCGAAAATATCACGCGATCTATCAACAGATGCTTACGCTGGCAGAGGGTTACAGCAATGGCCAGCACCAACATGCCCTCACCAGTCAGCTCAAGCTCAACGCCACCCGCCTCGTCGAGGAAACCGCATGCCACCTGCCCCATTGGCTGAATCGTGACGACTGGCTGGAGGATCACATGCTGCGCAAGCGCTACCGCGACAGTTTTGCGTTCGAGTACATGGAGGGCACCAGCAACATCCATCTGCTCAATAGCTTGCGCCCACCTGTAAGCCAAGGGGGCAGCCTGTGA
- a CDS encoding 3-oxoacyl-[acyl-carrier-protein] synthase III C-terminal domain-containing protein, translating to MLGHIESITLHIPEQRKSLAEVAHALGLSALDVRMFSRFYGLANFPRQPGSVDDLIRPLLEQFVAAHPDQVARIRHVMHAHTVPALRPFHEPGRPLLEACGFADDTEYCSLTMGHCATALPAVEYACSRLKDGEYALLLVGEKAFHPKVELLDDTTIMGEAACAVLLSRSGTRGKVTSRHSEQAGEFSQHKGDEPRTDPAFADAYFAFVSQAMRNAAQHFDRPLHTLSWIAPHNVNLSSWQKVADELAIPRARIFLRNVPCYGHCFGADPFLNLAALIRGQQLSPGDQVMLVSVGMGATFSALLLELPAGNEIPVFCNLEQYPEFGPN from the coding sequence ATGTTGGGGCATATTGAGTCCATTACCCTGCACATTCCCGAACAGCGTAAATCGCTGGCCGAGGTCGCTCACGCCCTTGGACTGAGCGCGCTCGATGTGCGGATGTTCTCGCGCTTTTATGGGCTGGCGAACTTTCCCCGCCAACCCGGCTCGGTGGACGACCTGATCCGCCCACTGCTCGAGCAATTCGTCGCCGCCCATCCTGACCAGGTCGCGCGCATACGGCATGTGATGCATGCCCATACGGTTCCCGCCCTGCGCCCGTTTCACGAGCCAGGCAGGCCCCTGCTCGAAGCGTGCGGATTTGCCGATGACACCGAGTACTGCAGCCTGACGATGGGCCACTGTGCGACCGCACTGCCCGCCGTGGAATATGCCTGCAGCCGCCTCAAGGACGGGGAATATGCGCTGCTGCTGGTAGGCGAAAAAGCCTTTCATCCAAAGGTGGAACTGCTTGATGACACCACCATCATGGGGGAAGCCGCCTGCGCCGTACTGCTCAGTCGATCGGGAACGCGCGGCAAGGTCACTTCCCGGCACAGCGAACAGGCCGGCGAATTCAGCCAGCACAAGGGCGATGAGCCGAGAACCGACCCGGCATTCGCCGATGCCTACTTCGCATTCGTCAGCCAGGCCATGCGCAATGCCGCCCAGCATTTCGACCGCCCCCTGCACACCCTGAGCTGGATAGCCCCACATAATGTCAACCTGTCTTCCTGGCAGAAAGTGGCCGACGAACTCGCGATCCCTCGCGCCAGGATTTTTCTGCGCAATGTGCCGTGCTATGGCCATTGTTTCGGTGCGGATCCTTTTCTCAACCTGGCCGCGCTCATCCGCGGGCAACAACTGTCTCCCGGCGACCAGGTGATGCTGGTCAGCGTCGGCATGGGGGCCACCTTTTCCGCGCTGCTGCTCGAACTGCCCGCAGGCAATGAAATCCCCGTGTTTTGCAACCTCGAGCAATACCCCGAGTTCGGGCCGAACTAA
- a CDS encoding alpha/beta fold hydrolase, with translation MDTQLASLIERLAKPSLLPMRSAESRYLAGMETELVTCGPYRSRVLVYENHDPQAKSALLLHGWGGHPLMLSELRALLQAQGYRVYMPFLLGHDPQSSASCDFPGQCPLLLAMQARYGPFDSVVAHSAGGIIMAMAHWLGLKLDRVALLSAPASLPSLLQHALSHHQLGRQHLTLLDNYYQNRYAMPAALHTARPYTFSGARVLIMHGDQDLRINPADAGHIHTQVTDGQLQMIEGTGHLGILSHPRTQQALARFLRTHNTDHEKGNTYVGAY, from the coding sequence ATGGATACCCAGCTTGCCTCACTGATCGAGCGCCTGGCGAAGCCCTCCCTGCTGCCAATGCGCTCGGCCGAGTCGAGATATCTGGCCGGCATGGAAACCGAGCTTGTCACCTGCGGCCCCTACCGCAGCCGGGTGTTGGTATACGAGAACCATGACCCACAGGCCAAAAGCGCGCTGTTGCTGCACGGCTGGGGAGGCCACCCGCTGATGCTGTCGGAGCTGAGAGCGTTGCTGCAGGCCCAAGGTTATCGGGTCTACATGCCCTTTCTGCTGGGGCACGACCCGCAGTCTTCGGCCAGTTGCGACTTTCCTGGCCAGTGCCCGCTGCTGCTGGCGATGCAGGCCAGGTACGGCCCATTCGATAGCGTGGTTGCCCATTCGGCAGGCGGGATCATCATGGCGATGGCGCACTGGCTGGGCCTGAAACTGGACCGAGTCGCACTGCTTTCAGCGCCGGCCTCATTGCCCAGCCTGCTGCAGCATGCCCTGTCGCATCATCAGCTCGGCAGACAGCACCTGACGTTGCTCGATAACTACTACCAGAACCGCTACGCCATGCCTGCCGCCTTGCACACCGCACGCCCGTACACCTTCAGCGGTGCTCGCGTACTCATCATGCATGGCGACCAGGACCTGCGAATCAACCCAGCCGATGCCGGGCACATCCATACCCAAGTAACCGATGGCCAGTTGCAGATGATTGAAGGCACAGGGCACCTGGGCATTCTCTCGCACCCGCGAACTCAACAGGCCCTGGCCAGATTTCTTCGCACGCACAATACCGACCATGAAAAAGGGAATACCTATGTTGGGGCATATTGA
- a CDS encoding acyl-CoA dehydrogenase family protein, translated as MNQFHDDALSAQACPLGEDAQQIAEQLRNFGDTRQVLSQWSFAPALNQLGLPQRYQTSAHHQVRDLAARYALYEQVGFVSPALMFSAPGPSMAAYVVAGLGNEQQQDAFFGQFQKALCWSCFAMTEPAQGSDAGALQTTATAVDGGFLVSGSKMFIGNGMVAETGVLFARTAPGQLGINAFLFNPQDPAITRQRLALTGLDGTNLAHMQFDKLFIPTGNLLGQHLKPTQRFAQSAMATFNALRPCVGALALGVARRALHEWQTCVTPTPTQAQLLSRLKRRWHTAHHEGLTVCQQTDEHQPSTATPGMVKTACVIIAEEIVSQLIHAFPADHGPLPTALWQAFRDVKAFEYTEGTRQIHRLSQSFSFPHASQEHQ; from the coding sequence ATGAATCAGTTCCATGACGACGCCCTCAGCGCACAGGCCTGCCCGTTAGGCGAGGACGCTCAGCAGATTGCCGAGCAACTGCGAAATTTCGGCGATACACGACAGGTTCTGAGCCAATGGTCATTCGCGCCGGCGCTGAATCAGCTCGGCTTGCCGCAGCGCTATCAGACATCAGCCCACCATCAGGTGCGCGACCTGGCGGCGCGCTATGCCCTCTATGAACAGGTGGGCTTCGTCTCCCCGGCGCTGATGTTCAGTGCGCCTGGACCTAGCATGGCGGCCTATGTGGTTGCCGGACTGGGCAACGAACAGCAGCAGGATGCTTTTTTCGGCCAATTTCAAAAGGCGCTGTGCTGGTCATGCTTTGCGATGACCGAACCCGCACAAGGAAGCGATGCCGGTGCCCTGCAGACCACGGCGACAGCGGTTGACGGCGGATTCCTAGTTTCCGGCAGCAAGATGTTCATCGGTAACGGAATGGTCGCCGAGACCGGTGTGCTGTTCGCGCGCACCGCACCGGGACAATTGGGAATCAACGCTTTTCTGTTCAACCCGCAAGATCCGGCCATCACCCGCCAGCGCTTGGCGCTCACCGGACTCGATGGCACAAACCTGGCGCATATGCAGTTCGACAAGTTGTTTATCCCGACGGGGAACTTGCTGGGACAGCATCTGAAACCCACCCAGCGCTTTGCGCAGTCGGCGATGGCCACGTTCAATGCGCTGCGCCCCTGCGTGGGGGCTCTGGCGCTGGGGGTGGCGCGACGCGCGTTGCATGAGTGGCAAACCTGCGTGACACCTACTCCGACGCAGGCACAACTGCTGTCACGACTGAAACGCCGCTGGCATACAGCCCACCATGAAGGACTGACGGTCTGCCAGCAAACGGATGAGCACCAGCCCTCTACAGCAACCCCCGGCATGGTGAAAACCGCCTGCGTGATCATTGCCGAGGAGATTGTCAGCCAGCTTATCCATGCCTTCCCTGCGGACCACGGACCTTTACCGACGGCGCTATGGCAGGCATTTCGTGATGTGAAAGCCTTCGAATACACCGAAGGAACACGACAGATCCACCGACTGAGCCAGAGTTTTTCCTTCCCGCACGCCAGCCAGGAACACCAATGA
- a CDS encoding VOC family protein produces the protein MRFSHIGYVVGDSEATADAVKPFFPVVIRYKEYMAAQKVFITLLATTEGGSQVELVEPLEENLPLRELLAKSGKSSLPYHICFEVDDFDAQFSTMKAAGWIVLTRPFNAFDSNHRSSHLYHPDAGIIEIMSGPL, from the coding sequence ATGCGTTTTAGTCATATCGGTTATGTGGTGGGCGACAGCGAGGCAACGGCTGACGCGGTTAAACCGTTTTTCCCGGTTGTTATCCGATACAAAGAATACATGGCCGCACAAAAAGTGTTCATTACCCTGTTGGCGACCACTGAAGGGGGCAGCCAAGTAGAGTTGGTCGAGCCGTTGGAGGAGAACCTCCCCTTGCGCGAACTACTGGCCAAATCCGGCAAGTCGTCGCTGCCCTATCACATCTGCTTCGAGGTCGATGACTTCGACGCACAATTCAGCACGATGAAGGCCGCGGGCTGGATCGTACTGACACGCCCCTTCAACGCCTTCGATAGCAACCATCGCTCCAGCCATCTCTATCACCCTGATGCCGGGATCATCGAAATCATGTCAGGTCCGCTATGA